A region from the Symphalangus syndactylus isolate Jambi chromosome 2, NHGRI_mSymSyn1-v2.1_pri, whole genome shotgun sequence genome encodes:
- the PBOV1 gene encoding LOW QUALITY PROTEIN: prostate and breast cancer overexpressed gene 1 protein (The sequence of the model RefSeq protein was modified relative to this genomic sequence to represent the inferred CDS: deleted 1 base in 1 codon) codes for MRAFLRNQKYEDMHNIIHILQIRKLRHRLSNFPRLPGILAPEAALLPFCNKTFRKKEKVKRSQKATEFIDYSAEQSHHAILTPLQTHLTMKGSSVKGSSLSSEAILFTLTLQLTQTLGLECCLLYLSKTIHPQTI; via the exons ATGAGGGCCTTCTTAAGGAATCAGAAATATGAGGATATGCAcaatattattcacattttacagatcagaaaattgaggcacagattaAGTAACTTCCCAAGGCTACCAGGCATTCTAGCTCCAGAAGCTGCGCTCCTACCATTCTGCAACAAGACAtttcgaaaaaaagaaaaagtaaaaagaagtcaAAAGGCAACAGAGTTCATTGATTATTCCGCAGAACAGTCACACCATGCCATTCTCACACCCTTGCAGACACACTTGACCATGAAAGGTTCCTCAGTGAAAGGTTCCTCATTATCTTCAGAAGCCATATTATTCACATTGACTTTGCAGTTAACTCAGACC CTAGGTCTGGAATGCTGTCTTCTCTACCTATCCAAAACTATACATCCACAGACCATATAA